In the genome of Terriglobia bacterium, the window CGGTTGTCCGATCTGATCGACCAGGAATGAACTTCGCCGGTAAATGGCACTGCCCGACACGGCTTCGAAGATGTGATTCAGCAGGGACCGTGCGCTCAATGGATCAAAGATGACCGGTACCCGGCAGGTTGGAATTTTGCGCGCGCCAAGCCGGCGCAGGGCGCGTTCGGCGGCGCGTTTCCCGATCTCTTCAGGTGTCGCCAGCTGGTTGCGGTGTCTTGCCGCGGACATCCAATGGTCGCGCTGCATGCCGGCTTTCGATTGGGCGATCGGAACGCAGTACAGGCCCGCACCTGTGCCTTCGTAAGAGCCATTGAAGCCCTGGGTATTGGCGAGAGCGATTCGTGACCGGGCGTATTCGAAGGAGGCGCCTTCAGAGTTCGTAATGGCCTTGTCTGCCGATAAGGCAGCGGCCTCCGTACGCAAAGCCAGGCTGATCCGTTCGTCCGGAGTCATCGTCTCCCAGGACGTATCCAACAGATCCAGATCCGGGAAGCCGGAGCGCTGTATTGCTTCTTCGGGTAAGCCGCCGCTCTTGTCCTCGGAGGTGAGCCGCGCCATTTCCACCGTCTCGTCAACCAGGAGGTCGAGAACAGCCGGCGACAGATCGGACGTATGAGATGTCGCCGTCCGTTTGCCTATGAATACGCGGAGCATGAGGCTGCGGGAGATCGCTTCCTTAAGAGTCTCGACCTCTCCCATGCGTACGGTTACGGAAAATGTGTCATCCTCGCGGATCATGGCGTCAGCTGCAGACGCGCCGTTCGTCTTCGCGCGATCGATCGCGCGCTGGGCAATATTCTGAAGATTGGACATTTTAGTATTCCGTTATTTTTCGGTTCCCCCCACGGTAATTTCGCGGATTTTGATCGTGGGCAAGCCGACACTGACGGGAATCGTCTGGCCATCCTTGCCGCAGATTCCGACTCCCTGATCGAGCTTCAAATCATTGCCGACCGCCGTCACCTGCCGCAGCACGGTAGGACCATCACCGATCAGTGTGGCGCCTTTCACCGGCGCTGTGAGGTGGCCATCTTCGATCAAATACGCCTCACTCGCGGAGAACACAAATTTGCCGCTGGTGATATCGACCTGTCCGCCGCCGAAATGCACGGCATACAAACCTTTTTTCACGGATTTGACAATGTCTTCCGGCGCCGACTCTCCGGACATCATGAATGTATTCGTCATGCGCGGCATGGGAATATGGTCATATCCCTGGCGGCGGCCATTGCCCGTCAACGCCGACTTCATGAGTTTCGAACTGAGGCGGTCCTGAAGATAACCCTGCAAAACACCCTTTTCGATAAGCACGGTTTCGTGGGTCGGATTCCCTTCGTCGTCCATGTTCAGTGAGCCCCGCCGGAAGGGAATCGTACCGTCATCGACGACGGTACAAAGTTCGGAGCCAACCTTCTGTCCGACCAGACCGGCAAACGCGGATGTTTTCTTTCGATTGAAATCGGCCTCGAGGCCATGGCCGATCGCTTCGTGCAACAGGATGCCGGGCCAGCCAGGACCAAGGACGACCTCCATCGTGCCGGCCGGCGCATCAACCGCGTGCAATTGCAGGATGGCCTGGCGGGCGCTTTCGCGCGCCAGAGCCGGCGGACTCAACTCCCCGGCGAAAATCTCAAGCGCTCGGCGCCCGCCGCCCCCTTGATATCCGGATTGCCGTTTGCCGTTCTCCTCCGCGATGCACATGACATTGAGACGAACGAGCGGCTGCAGATCCCAGGTCGCTTTGCCTTCGGAAGTGACGATCAAAACGTGTTTGGTCTCGTCGATGTAGCTGGCCTGCACCTGCTTGATCCGCGAATCGTAGGTTCGGGCGGCGTGATCGGCTTGCTCCAGGAGGGCGATCTTCTGCCTGATCTCGAGCTCTGCGGGAAAGATCGGAATGTTGTAAAAGTTCCGCTCCTGATTCAGCGGCGTTGGAACCTGAATAGCGCCGCCGGCGCTCGAGGTATTCGCAATAAAGGCCGCGGTCCGAGCGGCTTTGATAATGTGCTCGCGGTTCAGGTTATCGGAGTACGCATAACCGGTCTTTTCGCCGGAAATGACCCGGACGCCGACGCCCAGGTTCACACCTTTAGTCGCGCTTTTGATGATCTGTTCTTCAAGAACGATACTGTGATTGATTCTATACTCGAAATACAGGTCCGCATAATCGCCGCCGCGGGAGAGAGCCTCGCTGAGGTAAGTTCCCAGGTCTGAGGTCGAGACATTATGTTGTTCAAAGAAGATCGATTTATTCAGCTCCATTCATCAGATTCCCATCTTCGGCAACCGGGCCCACAACGACCAGGGTGTAGTTTTCGCTGTCGAGATATTTCCTGGCAACGCGGGATATCTCCTCGACGGTAACGGATCGAATGTATTCGGGGTATTTCTCGACGTAATCGAAACCAAGACCGTAGACCTCCGCATGGATAAGGAAGCGGGCAATCTGCGGACTCGATTCGAAAGCGAAAACAAAGCTGCCAGTTAAATAATCCTGGGCATCCTGCAGTTCCTGTGCCGTAACCGGTTCTTCGATGATCCGGCGGACCTCGTTGATCAGTCCTTCCGTCGCGAGCTTCATATTTTCCGGCGACGTTCCGATAAAAGCGATGAACCGGCCGGGATCCATCCCCGCCGTCATCGTTATGCTTGCGAATGTAGTGTAGGCGAGACCGAGTTCGTCCCGCAGGCGTTGCGGAATACGCGCGGTAAATCCCGCGCCTCCTCCGAGAATCGTATCGAGCACCTGGAGCGCGTAGTAATCCGGACTGGTCCGGCTGATGCCGAGGTGGCCCAGGTAGATGTTGAGCTGCTGCGCCGGCATCGTGATGAATTTCGTGCGTTTCGCCGTTTGCTTCAATGGACTCTCATACTGGGGAAAGACAACAGGCTTGGATACCCAGCCACCGAAGAATTTTTGGACTTCAGGCAGCAGGTCCGCTACTCGAAAATCACCCACCATCGATAAGAGCACGTTGTTGGGCACAAAGAAGCGGCTGTGAAAATCCAGCAGGTCGGGGCGCGTGATCCGCGCGACAGTCTCTGGATATCCGTGGGAAGGCCGATGCAGCGGGTGGTCCTGGTAGACGAGCTCGTTGAAGGCCCATCCGGCGACAACCTGAGGGCGGTCCTGGGCGCTTTGAATTTCCGCCAACGTGCGCTCTTTTTCTTTGTCGACAAATTCCTGCGGAAACATAGGTCTGATTAAAAGATCCGCAAGCAGCTCGAGACCGAGATCCACATCCTTATTCAGCACACTGGCGGTGGCGATGATTCTCTCGAAGGATCCATCGGTCTCGATTGCGCCGCCGACCGACTCGATTGCGTCCGCAATCTCGAGCGAGGTCCGCGTGGCGGTCCCTTCGTCCAGGAGGCGGCTGACCATGATCGCGAGCCCGGCCTTGGCCTCGGGATCATAGCGCGCGCCGGTAAAGACACTTGCCGTCAGGGAGACGGTCGGAATGGATGGGTTCTCGACCAGCAAAACCTTGAGTCCGTTTGGGAGCAGATGCGTGTGAACGTCGAATGCGCGGCGAACCCCAAGATCAGTCGGCTTCAAGCTCCTCCTCTTCTGCCGATGCAGATCCGTCACTCAGCAGTTGGCCGACTGTACGGTTGTTCTCGTTCAGATACCGCGCACACACGTGACTGATGTCTGCAGCCGTGACCTCATTGATGCGCTGAAGATAGGAATCGATGTAATCCAG includes:
- a CDS encoding TldD/PmbA family protein; this encodes MSNLQNIAQRAIDRAKTNGASAADAMIREDDTFSVTVRMGEVETLKEAISRSLMLRVFIGKRTATSHTSDLSPAVLDLLVDETVEMARLTSEDKSGGLPEEAIQRSGFPDLDLLDTSWETMTPDERISLALRTEAAALSADKAITNSEGASFEYARSRIALANTQGFNGSYEGTGAGLYCVPIAQSKAGMQRDHWMSAARHRNQLATPEEIGKRAAERALRRLGARKIPTCRVPVIFDPLSARSLLNHIFEAVSGSAIYRRSSFLVDQIGQPVASPNVTVVDDALMPAGLGSSPFDDEGVPTQTTAIIENGVLKNYLHSAYTARKLGSKPTGSGTRAASGAVTIGPTNFYLKAGSHKPDEILSSVTKGLYVVELIGFGVNTVSGDYSRGAVGLWIENGKLTHPVQEVTIAGNLREMLKNIEMIGDDVTFIGSIAAPTLKIGNMVISGA
- the tldD gene encoding metalloprotease TldD yields the protein MELNKSIFFEQHNVSTSDLGTYLSEALSRGGDYADLYFEYRINHSIVLEEQIIKSATKGVNLGVGVRVISGEKTGYAYSDNLNREHIIKAARTAAFIANTSSAGGAIQVPTPLNQERNFYNIPIFPAELEIRQKIALLEQADHAARTYDSRIKQVQASYIDETKHVLIVTSEGKATWDLQPLVRLNVMCIAEENGKRQSGYQGGGGRRALEIFAGELSPPALARESARQAILQLHAVDAPAGTMEVVLGPGWPGILLHEAIGHGLEADFNRKKTSAFAGLVGQKVGSELCTVVDDGTIPFRRGSLNMDDEGNPTHETVLIEKGVLQGYLQDRLSSKLMKSALTGNGRRQGYDHIPMPRMTNTFMMSGESAPEDIVKSVKKGLYAVHFGGGQVDITSGKFVFSASEAYLIEDGHLTAPVKGATLIGDGPTVLRQVTAVGNDLKLDQGVGICGKDGQTIPVSVGLPTIKIREITVGGTEK
- a CDS encoding pitrilysin family protein, which produces MKPTDLGVRRAFDVHTHLLPNGLKVLLVENPSIPTVSLTASVFTGARYDPEAKAGLAIMVSRLLDEGTATRTSLEIADAIESVGGAIETDGSFERIIATASVLNKDVDLGLELLADLLIRPMFPQEFVDKEKERTLAEIQSAQDRPQVVAGWAFNELVYQDHPLHRPSHGYPETVARITRPDLLDFHSRFFVPNNVLLSMVGDFRVADLLPEVQKFFGGWVSKPVVFPQYESPLKQTAKRTKFITMPAQQLNIYLGHLGISRTSPDYYALQVLDTILGGGAGFTARIPQRLRDELGLAYTTFASITMTAGMDPGRFIAFIGTSPENMKLATEGLINEVRRIIEEPVTAQELQDAQDYLTGSFVFAFESSPQIARFLIHAEVYGLGFDYVEKYPEYIRSVTVEEISRVARKYLDSENYTLVVVGPVAEDGNLMNGAE